The DNA sequence ATCCAAAAGTGGCAGGTACATCTACAGTGATAAAGTTGTGGTTTTGATACACATATCTTTTTAGAATTGCAAGCAGTTGGTTTTATAAAAGGTTATAAATGGGTAAAGATCTCAAGGTCATCAGCTATACACAAGCTTCTAGAAGATTTAAAAAGCTTAACATAAAAATCAATGACTGCAGAGTTGATAAAAATAATATTGAAATTGCAATAGATAGCACTAGAATTAGTATTATAGCTATAACCATAATAAGGAGAATGTAAGAAAATATATAGAAAGTCACATGTTATTTTAAACATAAACAGTAAAAAAGTGATATGCATGTACAGCTACCGGCATGCCTAATGTTGAATAAAATAGGCAATAAACAAAATATTTTACCTGTTCTTCAGCTTATGATATGGTAAGTATATATAAACAATGCAAGCTGCAAGAAAACACGCAAGAGTCTATGAGAAAGCTATCAGAGAGAAATAGCAACATTAGTGTAATAAAATCATGTGAAAGCTATGAAAAAGGTAAAGAAAGATGGAAGAGGAAGTAAAATATGGTCTATACTGAATGCTTTTTTTATAGGTTAAAAGAGACATTTGGGTTTAGTTTAAAAAATAAATCTGAGATAAATAGGGAGAAGGAACTACTTATTAAATGCTACTTAATGAACAAATTTTTGGTATGGCTGAGTTCGAAATAGTAACATGAAATTATTTGTTCAGGAAAAAACTTCACTAGATATGCAATAAAGCCTAACGGGCTTTTTGTGATTTACTATGTTAAAATTAAATAATATACTTAAACAATTTTTAGTTCAAAGGTAATGCCAAATCTAGATCAAATATTTTTTGCTCAAAACAATGTTAATATTAATAACGTGTATAAAATAGTCAATAATGCTTTGAGCAATAGTGATGGTGGTGAACTATTTTTAGAGCTTTGCCAGTCAGAGTCCCTGGTTTTTGATGATAACATATTGAAACACATGGATTTGAATATCAGAAAGGGGTTTGGTTTAAGGTCCTTTTGTGAGGATAGTACATCTTTTGTTTGCTCTTCTGAAATTAGTGAAAAGGAAATTAGTAATGCTGCCTCTATAGTGAAAAGCTCAGTATCTTTAAACAAAATAAATTCAATAAACTTAAATGAGGGGAAAAAAGGCATGTATTCAAAGATTAACCCCATAAATGAAATGGATCTAAACTCAAAGATTAAACTACTCAATGAGGTTAATGAATATGTAAGGTCCAAGAATAACTGCGTGAAGCAAGTAAAAATAACTCTAAATGGAGAATGGCAAGTCGTACAAATAATAAAGGGTGATCACAGATTAAGCGATATCAGGCCTCTGGTACGTTTTAATGTGTTAGTCATCGTAGAGAAAGATGGTCGAACCGAGAGAGGCTCCGCAGGACACGGTGGAAGGGATTCTTATAGTAAGTTTATTTCTGAGAAAAAGTGGAAAGAAGTTGCAAACCAAGCGTTAGAACAAGCACTGGTAAATCTTGAAGCAACTCCAACTCCAGCCGGAGAAATGACGGTTGTTCTAGGTTCTGGTTGGCCAGGGGTATTATTACATGAAGCTATAGGTCATGGACTTGAAGGCGATTTTAATCGTAAGGGAGTCTCAGCATTTTCAAATTCTATGGGTAAACAAGTAGCAGCTAGTGACATTACAGTAGTTGATGACGGAACTCTGCCTAATTTGCGTGGCTCTATCAGCGTAGACGACGAAGGCACTCCACCCAGTTATAATATATTGATAGAGGATGGGATCCTCAAAGGATACATGCAGGATCATATGAACGCTAAACTCATGGGTGTAAATCCAACCGGTAATGGTAGAAGAGAAAGTTATAAAGAAGTTATTATGCCGCGCATGACAAACACCTATATGCTGCCTGGAAAACATACACCGGAGGAAATAATATCTAGCGTAAAGAAAGGTCTATATGCAGTAAATTTCGATGGTGGGCAAGTTGATATAACGTCAGGAAAGTTTGTTTTTTCATCTTCGGAAGCTTACCTAATAGAAAATGGCAAAATTATACAGCCAGTAAAAGGAGCAACACTAATTGGTGACGGTCCAACAGTGTTGAAAAAAGTATCTATGGTTGGTAATGATCTAAAGTTAGATCCTGGTGTTGGCACATGCTCAAAAGATGGACAAAATGTGCCCGTTGGAGTTGGTCAACCAACACTCAAAGTCGACGCAATAACTGTTGGTGGAACTAAGATATAGATGGCTAAAACGAATTCCAGCACATGACGCACAATTGTATAAACATTGTAGCCGTTATTCAAGTAGCTCATAAAAACTACTTAACAAATTTCTTCAACTTCCTTATCATAACGTATGTAATAATGTTACAAAAATAATACCATGGAATTCAATAGGGTAATTTTCAGAAAATTCCTAAAAAAAGCAAGAAGCCTTTAATTGAGCAAAGTTTATGGATGCACTGTTTCAATTACTACAACTCGTATTAGGTAGGACAGGCTGTTGAAAAAGGAAGAAATAGAGAATTTTAGGATGCAAATTATTTGCCATCTATATGGAATATGGTCAAATCGTCAGTTATGTAGAGAGATCCACTTTAATGTAGAATATAGGTAGTTTTGCAGATTCAGTCTTGAAGATAAAGTACTAAATCATTCATCACTGAGTAGGATAAAAGATAGATTTGGGGTAAAGTTATTTTAAGAAATATTTGTTAGATTGGTTAGAAGATAACATAAAGCAGGTATTGTAAAAGGAGAAATTATCAATTGCATTAGAACCATTTAGGTCGATACCGCTCAGCCTATCATAGGAGTCAAGTTAAGGAAAAAGATATAAGGAGATAGAATAACAAGTTCTCACAGATATGTTTTTAGTGAGAGAAGTAACGATGAATAAAATAACTTGCCTATCAAATAACCTCAACAAATTTTTCAATAGACCCACTGCGAAACGGTATGCAACTAATTTCAGCATGAGTTAGGTGAACAGCAGGATCAATAAAAACCCATGTCTGAGGTTTACCAGGTCAGCAATTATTCATGTTGTATTTCTTCTGAAAATTGCGATAGGTATGCGACATAAAATCTTAATTTCACGGATTTTATGCTCTACCTAAATGATACCAGCTTCCGATTGTTGATCATCCGTCAGCCCGATACCTTTTATGTGGAATTACAACGTTACTCTCAATTTTTGCCACCCCAGAATCTGCATACTTTATATTCTCTTTTGGCAACATTTTTTCCTGTTTTCGTATCTTAAAATCGTGCTCTGTGTGACACTGATAGAATTTGCCCATCTTCTCTTATAACAATTTCCGTTTTCATTGTGTTTATACCAATTCCCGCTATACAAAGAACAGATAGATAATAATGGGAAAGAAGTCATACTAAAGTAAGTGAAATAGCGAGGTTTAAATGGCATTAAGATCAAAACTATTAGACGAAAAAGTTGTAAATTTGGCGAAAGAAATGTTAAAAAAGGTCAGAAATAACGCATATGTTTCAAAAAAGTTACAAGCGGTGATAGCAGGAAAAGAAAGTAGTATAAGCGCTGTGGCAAGAATATGTAAAATTTCAAGGACTGCTTTGACTGAATGGATAAAGCATCTAAAATTTGGTAGAGTAGAAAAATTATTTGCCCCGTCTCAGCGGCGAAGAAAAAGCAAATTAAACAAAAATCAACGTGAGCAAATTGAAATATGGGTAGAAAGAAATCCAAATATTACTATTAAGGAAGTGCAAATAAAAATCTCAGAGGAATTTGGCCTAAACATCAGCAAATCAACAGTGCACCGTGAGATACAAAGGATTTACATAACACCGAGGCCAATGCACCATAAACAAGATAAAAATAAGCAAGAAGAGTTTAAAAGATACTTCAATAAAATAGTCAATTCCCACCCTAAAAAGGAGGTGTTTTTTTGATGAATCACGATTTGGAACTCATTCAAAAATCGGACACGGATAGTTTAAAAAAGGGTTCAGAACGCAGGTTAAAATGAAAATTGGTAGACAAAATTTCTATATCTACAGTGCGGTAAATCCAAGAAGTGGTAAGAAAATTAGCCTACTTGCTCCATATGTAAACACTGATTGTATGAATATATTTCTGGAGCAGATGTCGAAAGATTTAGGCACGAAAGAAGCCTTTCTTGTAATGGATTGTGCAAGTTGGCATAGATCAAAAAGTTTGAAAATTCAGGAAAACATTACCATTATATACTTGCCTCCTTATTCACCGGAACTAAATCCTGTTGAAAGGTTGTGGCAATATATCAAATACAATACTTTACGCAATAGTATCTACGATACCATAGGTTTACTTGAAGATGTTTTGTGTAATTTTATTGTCAATATTTCCAGCACTACTATTAAACGAGTTTGTAATGTTTCTTATTTGTTCGCTTAGTAATGGATTTTGGTATTACTCTTTTCTTTCCAGAATAAGACAATTTTCCTATCTTTTGGCCGTTGTATTGGTTACATCTGCTAATATCTTCAAAATTCTTTCTGGCCTGTCCTTTTTTATTGAGATTTTTTTAGCCAAAAGTGGTTCCATTTTCTTGAGTAATCGGCAAATGTTTGAGTTATGCAGTTACTCAAGAATCGGTGTGTTATATAAGTTCAATAATACAGAATTATACAGAAGATTTTGCCTTCCAATACAGGCAATTTTGACGTTCTTCCATGGCATTTCTTCTGTTTTTCAACCTTTTCCCACTCTGGTTTCGACAACCTTTTGGAATTCTTCTATTGTCAGACCTGTTACATCTCGAAAATTCCTCGGATGTTCTTTTAGATTATTAAGCTCATTTTACCTCACTTTTTCTTGCTCTTTATATAACCATTTCTCCTCTTTTGCTGCAGGTCTTATGTTTAAATTTTTAGGAGAAAAGCATCCTGAGATAATTGATGATATTTCTGAATATTTTATGTTAGGAGATAATGTAAAATGGCATGATATATTTAACAAAATATGGGATATTGACAACAAAAATCCAGAAGAGTTTAAAGAATGGATAGATAGTCAAGATGTACAGTACACAAAATGTGATTCCTCCATGGATATAGTACACAGTCTCACATCATTAGTAGATATACTTTAACAGTACTACTTAAAGAACTAATAATTTCTATTATTGGTTCTTTGAGTGTAAAATCAACTGATACTCAACACATCTTCTATTAAAAACTGCACAAATTCATTGCCATTCCAATAATTCATAGAGATTTTACCCAAAATGGCTTTAACATTACCCTGCATAATAGCAGAGCCAAGCTTAGTATTTGCAGAGCGAAACGCAATAGCTTTTACCATAATATTGTCGTCAACAATAAAACATTTTACATGGTCAACTCCTACAACTTCAGGCCTCCTTATCTTTGCTCCTTGAATGATGAATCTCGGTTCGGGGTTGCCAACACCAAATGGCTCTAAGCGCTGCAGTTGATTCCATAGGGGTAAGTTTATTGCTTTAGCTGTTACTATACCATCAACTTTGATGGTTTTGTCGTTTGTGGAGTTTGCAAATCTTTCAGTAAAGAAATCATGTAGATCACTTATTTTATCTTCCTTAATCGAAAATCCTGCTGCCATATTGTGACCACCACCTTCAATGATTAGGTTGGTAAATTTCGCAGAAAGAACCGCAGCACCAATATCTACTCCAGAAATTGATCTGCAGCTTGCTTTTCCTATTCCATTGTTTAAAGATATCACTATCGTTGGTAGGTGAAACTGCTCCTTTAGCCTTGATGCAATTATACCAATTATTCCTTGATGCCAATTGCCGCTTACCATTATAAAATTTACACCTAATTGGGCAAATTTTTCCGCTTGTGTTGTAGCTTCTAAGAGAGCCTCATTTTCTAACATTTTCCTTGCATTATTTAAGTCTATTAATTTTAGCGTGATTAAATGCACCTCTTCTTCATCATCGGTGGAAAGCAACCTTGCACCAAGGGATGCTTCTCCAATTCTTCCTCCGGCATTTATGCATGGCCCAATACTAAACCCTAACCGTGAAACACTTGGTTTTTCAAGGATTCCCAAAGCGTCAAACAAAACACGTAAGCCAACGTTTTTTCTTGCTGACATAACTTTTAATCCTTGTAAAACAAAAGCCCTATTTAGACCTGTAATCTGCATAACATCACAGACAGTTCCAAGTGCAACAAGATCCAGTAGATCAAATAAATCTGGTTCTTTTTTGTTGGTAAAAAATCCTTCTTCACGTAAATTTCTATTAAGAGCAATAATTAGCAGAAATGACACTCCAACTGCTGCTAGGTTGTTATAAGGGGAGCTCTCATCAAGGCGGTTGGGATTAACAACTGCTACAGCACTTGGTAATTTTTCTATACCAAGGTGATGATCGACAACTATAATATCAAGTCCAAAGACCTTTGCATCTTCTATTGGTTGATATGCAAGCGTACCGCAATCAACAGAAATACATAAATCAATTCCTTTCTTTTTAAGTTGTAATAAAGCATCTGTGTTTAATCCATAGCCCTCATCAACACGATCTGGAATGTAGATTATAGAGCGTGTCCCAATCGCTCTTAGGTACCTATTAATCAATGCTGATGATGTTGCACCATCAACATCATAGTCACCAAATATTGCAATATTTTCATTATTGTTTATTGCTTTTATTATGCGAGAAACAGCTTTATCCATATCAAGGAGGTGAAAAGGATCTGGTAATAGCGATCTGATTAGTGGATGTAAGAAGTCATGTGCATTTTTTATGTTAACACCACGACTAACTAATATTCTTGCTAATATTTCTGGTAACTCAAATCTCTGTATAAGAGTTAAAATTTCCCTTTGATCTGCTTCTTGTAACTCCCACAGTGCATTTGTTATGCTGCGTTTTTCAATGTCGAGTAGCATATTCTTTGTAAATAAATACTGTATCAGAACTTTTAAGCTTATTCTATAATTGTGTTAGACTTCTGTATAACCTAGAAAAAAGATACAGGAGGATGTCATGAAAGTAGCTGACACTGAAAATTGGCTTTTTAATGCAAAGACAAAGCAATTAGAAACACTATTATTATATTTTTAACTTATCCCTATTATAGTATTTTTTTAATCGGAGATGTTGATCATGACTAGGTAGTGTAACGTAGGAGTTCTTTCTTAAGTGGTTTAAAATTAGATTATGTTTTATGTATAATGCAATCCGTTATGCTTTTCCATTGTAAGATATTTTTTATATTAAAAAATTTAGCTTATCTTTCACACTAGTTTGTCTAAGCGTAATTGACACATGCCCTTTTTAGTGTGTAGTAATTCTTTAATTCTATAGTATTTTGTTTGCAAGAATCTGGAATGATAAAAGAAAGAGGCTACTTTTCCACTGTGGTGAAATCCATAAAGAACAAACCTTCTTTCTCGTCTTGCATGCTGATGGTAGTGTAAGTGTTGAAAGGTAAAGGGTCATTTATATGTCCATGGCCTACTCCTTTTATTGTAAATACTGGAAAGTTGACACTTTTTGCAAACCTTTCTTTTACAATTTCGACAAGAGTATCATTATAACAGTTAACAAAGTCACCGAATATTACTGCATCTACTCCATCAAAAATATGAGCTTGTTTTAGGTGATCTAAACTGCGTTCAATTGAATATGGATAAACTCTTATGTC is a window from the Wolbachia endosymbiont of Armadillidium arcangelii genome containing:
- the tldD gene encoding metalloprotease TldD — encoded protein: MPNLDQIFFAQNNVNINNVYKIVNNALSNSDGGELFLELCQSESLVFDDNILKHMDLNIRKGFGLRSFCEDSTSFVCSSEISEKEISNAASIVKSSVSLNKINSINLNEGKKGMYSKINPINEMDLNSKIKLLNEVNEYVRSKNNCVKQVKITLNGEWQVVQIIKGDHRLSDIRPLVRFNVLVIVEKDGRTERGSAGHGGRDSYSKFISEKKWKEVANQALEQALVNLEATPTPAGEMTVVLGSGWPGVLLHEAIGHGLEGDFNRKGVSAFSNSMGKQVAASDITVVDDGTLPNLRGSISVDDEGTPPSYNILIEDGILKGYMQDHMNAKLMGVNPTGNGRRESYKEVIMPRMTNTYMLPGKHTPEEIISSVKKGLYAVNFDGGQVDITSGKFVFSSSEAYLIENGKIIQPVKGATLIGDGPTVLKKVSMVGNDLKLDPGVGTCSKDGQNVPVGVGQPTLKVDAITVGGTKI
- the recJ gene encoding single-stranded-DNA-specific exonuclease RecJ; amino-acid sequence: MLLDIEKRSITNALWELQEADQREILTLIQRFELPEILARILVSRGVNIKNAHDFLHPLIRSLLPDPFHLLDMDKAVSRIIKAINNNENIAIFGDYDVDGATSSALINRYLRAIGTRSIIYIPDRVDEGYGLNTDALLQLKKKGIDLCISVDCGTLAYQPIEDAKVFGLDIIVVDHHLGIEKLPSAVAVVNPNRLDESSPYNNLAAVGVSFLLIIALNRNLREEGFFTNKKEPDLFDLLDLVALGTVCDVMQITGLNRAFVLQGLKVMSARKNVGLRVLFDALGILEKPSVSRLGFSIGPCINAGGRIGEASLGARLLSTDDEEEVHLITLKLIDLNNARKMLENEALLEATTQAEKFAQLGVNFIMVSGNWHQGIIGIIASRLKEQFHLPTIVISLNNGIGKASCRSISGVDIGAAVLSAKFTNLIIEGGGHNMAAGFSIKEDKISDLHDFFTERFANSTNDKTIKVDGIVTAKAINLPLWNQLQRLEPFGVGNPEPRFIIQGAKIRRPEVVGVDHVKCFIVDDNIMVKAIAFRSANTKLGSAIMQGNVKAILGKISMNYWNGNEFVQFLIEDVLSIS